AAATGAAAAAAAGATCATTGAAGTTAAAAGATGAAGATAAACTGGAATATAAAAAAGAACTTACAGAGTATATAAAAAAATTACAACAACTAGTGGAGGAAATATGATTTATAAAGATGATTTAATTGAAAAGGCAGAAACTACTATAAGAAATAATAAATCTTTAATAGAAGATGATGTTGCTGTTGCTATGTTAGGAATTGAAAGAATTACTGCAATAAAAAAAGAAGTGTTAGAACTTGAAATTTTTATCGAAGTTTTAAAAAAATTTACAGAATAAAAAGAACTTTATCAATTTTGCACTGCAAGTCACTTGCTCGTGTTGATAAAGCCCTCAGACAGTTTTATTTTACAGTAAGTTATTTGTGGTGTCAAGAATGACAGGCAAATGGTTTTGATTTTATAGGAGTGGAAGTTTTAAAAGGCTTCCAAGGATAAACTAACCATTATGGTTGATTATAAGGAGAGAAAATGCACTGTAAAATATTAAAAAAATATTGGTATAAAATACCATTTCCAGATAATATTACATTGATAGATGCTGTTAAAGTTATTCAAAAATACATAAAGATGGAGGCTAAGGATGAAAAAGAAATTAAGAGAGCTTAGAAGAAAAAAAGAGTTTGTAAAGCTATGTAAAGGAGCTTTACAAAGAAATTATGTATATGGTGTATTTAACAGAAATTGCGTATTCAAAAGAAAAGGAGATAAAACAAGATTTAAAAAAGGGGTGAAGTTTATGGTATTAATAACTTTACCTAAAATAATTAATTCTTGTTTAAATACAAAAGTAAAAGCTAAAGCTAAAAAAAGAGGTGGAAAAAATGACAAATAAAGAAATATTTATAGAAAATTCAATAGTAGGATTTGAAAAAGTTACATTTTTTAAATATATAAAAATAAGAGGTAGAAATATTTTTAGATTTCTAAAAAGAAATTTTAATAAAATATTTGATAAATTAGAAAGCTGGATGTGATTTTATGGATATACTAAAAATAGCTTTGGCTGCTCTTCTAGCAGAAAGGAGTGTTAAAGATGAGAAAAGCTCAAAAGACTGCGAAAAGACAAATCAAAATAAATGAAAAGAAAGAAATTAAATTTATAGAAAAACCTACTGAAAGTGAGCTTGATGCTTTAAGTTTAAAGACTCTCTTACTTTCATTAGAAATTGTAATCAATAATCACCAAAAAGTTTGGAAAAGTGAAGAAGACGGATACTTAAATCCTTATTACAAAATATTGATTGGAAGATGTAAAAATTTAACATCTGATATTTATAACAAATGCTATGACGATATCAAAGATCAAGATATAGAATATGAAGATAATTTTTACACTAGGGAAGTAATGAAAGCACATGTTAAAGATTGTGCAAACTCTATTTGGGAAAAGGCTCCAATGACTTTGGAAGATAAATTACAAAGGCTTCCAGCTGGATTTACAGATACAGTTCATTCTTGGAATAAGCTCATTAAAAATTTTAAATTAGATAGAATAAAAAAATTAGTTAATGAACTTGATATAAAAGAAGAAGTTCAAGAATTAATAAAATCATCTAAAAAATACTTAGATATGGTTGATAGAGAAATTATGAAAATTAAAATTGCTTAGGGGGATAAAATGAAAGAATTTAAAATGAAAGCCTGGTTAAAAAAAGAAAATAAAATGGTATCTATTATTGGAATTGACTTAAATTATCAATATATCAGATACTCTGATGATGGAAATCTTTTCAAAGATGATTATAAAATTGCTGAATTTAAAGATATAGAACTTCTACAATTTACAGGAGCAAAAGACAAAGCAGGTCAAGAGGTTTATGAGGCAGATGTAATTAAATTTAATGATGGTATAGATGATATTTATGGATTAATTTCTTATGATGATGAAGATGCTGTTTATTGTGTATCTTATGAAAATGTTACAGAACATCTTTTAAATATGGCAGGAAATTTTGAAATTGTTGGTAACATTTTTGAAAACCCAAACCTACATGAACAACTAGGATACTAGGTGAGTTAAATGGAAAAAAATTGTAAATGGTGTTCTAACTATAACAAAGGCAAATGTACTATTTTGAATGAAAAACTTAATGTAGATCAGCCTCTTATATATTGGGAAATTTTAGGTATTATTGGACAATTTTTTGATAAAAATTTTAGACTTTATTTAAAACCAGAGGATTTGCAAGAATTATCAACACAACTTACTAATGAAATAGATAGTTTTGTTGATGCAAAAACAGAAAATCCAACTATAGAATTTGATTATGAAGAACTAGAAGATTTTTCTTGTAAATATTGGAGGTAAAGATGAGTAAAAAATATTTGCAAACTTTAGAAGTAGACGTAATACATTTTAGTGAAAATAATATAAATGAAGTTTTAGATTTCATATGTGATGGTGAAGATTTTGGGATGTGTTTTGAAGATGCGAGAGAAGATGTAATCAGTGCTGTAAAATTATCTCAAAAAATAAATATAGAAACTCCTTGTGGAATAATAACTTGTAGATATGGAGACTATTTAGTTAAAAATCCTATGAAAATCTTTGAGGTATGGATAAGTAATGAAGAATTTGAAAAATATCATAAAAAAATAACTTATACAATGAATGATTTAAATGCTGCCATTGAACATTGTGAAAATAAAATTAATGAATTATGTGGAGAATGTAAAGAGGAACATAAAAAGTTATTAGAAATGCTTATGGATTTAAAAAATAAAAGAGAAGGAATAAATAATGAAAGTCTTAATATCAATAAAACCTAAATTTGTAGAACAAATATTTGCTGGAACTAAAACTTTTGAACTTAGAAAAAAACTTTTTAAAAGGACTGTAGACACTATTGTTATATATTCAAGTTCTCCTAAAAAAAAAGTTGTTGGAGAAATTATTATAGATAGAATAATTTCTTCAGCTCCTAAAGCTTTATGGGAATCTTATAGAAATAATTTAGGTATTTCAGAAAAAGAATACTTTAAATACTATAAAAATTCAAAAGTTGCTTATGCTATAAAAATAAAAAAAGTTATTAAGTATAAAAAAGAACTAGAATTAAAAGATTTTGGAATAGAAAAAGCTCCACAATCTTACCAATATATTAATTGAAAGGAGCAGATTATGGAAACTAATAAAAGAATTGAAAATAAGGAAATAAATATAATAAAAAGAGCAGTAGTAGAACAAATTGAAGAACTTTACAATAAATTAATTTTAAAGAAAAAGGCTTCATAAATGGAAAAAGTTGCCATTTATATTAGAGTATCAAAAAAAGAACAAACTAGAGATAAAGGGAGTGATAGCTCCCTTAATCTTCAATTAAAAAAATGTTTAGACTACTGCAAAGAAAAAGGTTATGAAGTCTTAAAAGTTTACCAAGATATTGAAAGTGGAAGAATAGATGACAGAAAAGAGTTTAATGAACTTTTTGAAGCTATTAGTAAGAAAATATATACTAAAATAGTTTTCTGGGAAATTTCAAGAATAGCAAGAAAAATTTCAACAGGAATGAAGTTTTTTGAAGAGTTAGAATTATATAAAATTACTTTTGACAGTATTTCACAGCCATACTTAAAAGATTTTATGACACTTTCTATATTCTTAGCCTGGGGTACTGAAGATTTAAAGCAAATGTCTTTAAGAATAAAAAGTAATTTGGAAGAAAAAACGAAAGCAGGATATTTTGTTCATGGTAGACCTGCAACTGGCTACATTAGAGGAGAAAATAAAATGATTATTCCTGATCCTGAAAAGGCTCCTTATATACTTAGTATTTTTGAAACATATGCTAAAAATTTCAATTTAACTGAAACTGCTAGAATATTTAATAAAACAAGAATGGATATAGTTGATATTATTGATAATAAAATTTATATTGGTTATGTCCCTCTAAGAAAATATGTAAAAGAACTAAATCAAAAAAATAGAACTCAAGTAAGTAAAAAAGACATAAAATGGTATAAAGGACTTCATGAACCAATTGTTCCCTTAGAATTATTTGAATTTTGTCAGTCTATTAGAGAAAAAAATATAAAATCAAGAGTTGTTTATGGAGATTATAAACCTTATTTACTGTTTTCATCTATGATTTATTGTGAATGTGGAGATAAGATGTATCAGCAAAAGAGAAATAGGAGTTACAAAGACAATACTAAATATGCTTATTACTCTTATTCATGTAAAAATAGAAAACATAGAAAATCATTCTCTGCTAAAATTATGGATAAAACTATTAAAGAAATGATTCTAAATTCAAAAGAATTAGAAGATTTGAATAATTATAATTCTAATGATATTGAGAAAAATGAAAAAAAATTATTAAAACTTGAAAAGAATTTAAAAGTATTAGAAAATGAGAGAGAAAGAATAATAAATTTATTTCAAAAAAGTTATATCAGTGAAGATGAACTTGAAAATAGATTTAAAGATCTTAATGCTAGAATTAAAATTGCAAAAGAAAAAAAAATTGAATTTGAAAAGAATTTAAATATTCCAAAAAATAATGATATAAAACTTTTAGAAAAGTTGAAATTTATTATTGAAAACTATGATGAAGAAGATGTTATAGAAACAAGAAAAATTTTAAAAATGTTAATAAAAGAAATTAGAGTAATATCCTTTTATCCATTAAAAATTTCAATTTTATTCTATTAAAAAGCAACTCTATATAAGTTGCTTTTTTTTATTACTGTGCTATACTCTAAAAAAAGAGGTGATGTAAATGGAAAATAAAATTCAAAAATTAGCTGATATTATAAAAAATTCTAAATATCTTGTTTTCTTCACAGGAGCAGGAGTTTCAACAGACAGTGGATTAAAAAGTTTCAGGGGGAAAGATGGTTTATATAGTACTTTATACAAAGGAAAATATAGACCAGAAGAAGTATTAAGTTCAGACTTCTTTTATTCTCATAGAAATATTTTTATGGAGTATGTTGAAAATGAATTAAATATTAATGGAATAAAACCTAACAAGGGACATTTAGCTTTGGCTGAGTTAGAAAAAATTGGAGTTTTAAAAGCTGTTATTACTCAAAATATAGACGATTTACATCAAATGGCAGGAAATAAAAATGTTTTAGAATTACATGGAAGTCTAAAAAGATGGTATTGTTTAGATTGTGGAAAAATAGCAGACAATAATTTTTCTTGTGAATGTGGTGGTATAGTTAGACCTGATGTTACTCTATATGGTGAAAATTTAAATCAAGCTGTGGTTAATGAAGCTATTTATCAATTAGAACAAGCAGACACTTTAATCGTTGCAGGAACAAGTTTAACAGTGTATCCTGCTGCTTATTATTTAAGATATTTTAAAGGGAAAAATTTAGTGATAATCAATAATGAAAATACTCAATATGACAGTGAGGCATCATTAGTTTTAAATACTAACTTTGCTGACACTATGGATAAAGTTATAAACATTATTAAAATGGGAGCTTAGGCTCTCTTTTTATTTTGGTAGTTTATAGAAGTAATTTCAGTTGATGTCCCAGCTCCTCCAAAGAAAACTAAATATTTTGTATTTTTTAATATATTAACCAATTCTAAAATTTTTTCATCTCTTTTACTATCCATAAATTTACCTCCTTAACTTTAATGTATATTTTTATTTTATCAAATTTCTATATATTTTTATAGTTATTTTAGCTTTATTTTTTAATTTGATACAATTATTAAATAATAATAAAAAAATTACATCTAAAAATATTCTAAAATTTTATTTGACATTTATTTTATACTATGCTATATTGATTAAAATAAATTTGAGGAGGTTTAAAATGTTTCTTAGTAAGGCAAGGATAAGGAAAAATATATTTACAATAAAACTTAATAACTTATCTTATTGTATGCTAAGGGCTAATTATACCTTTATTTTTTAGTATAATCATTTTTTGATATTAAATATTTAGTAATAAAGTAAATTAATAATCAGTGTAGCATTCAATGTTATACTGATTTTTTATTTATAAAATTTTAGGAGGTAAATATGGAAAATAGAAAAGAAATTTTATCAGAACTTTTTGATAAATATAGGAATGAGTTTAAAGAACTAAATGAGTATCTCTATAATAATCCAGAGCTAGGGTTGCAAGAATATAAGGCTTGTACTACTCATACCAATATTTTAAAGAAATATGGTTTTGAGATTGAAAAAGGTTTTGCCAATTTAGAAACAGCCTATAAAGCAAGTTATAAAAAGGGGAATGGTCCAAGGATTGCTATTCTTGCAGAATATGATGCTTTGCCTGAAATTGGTCATGGCTGTGGACATAATGCCTATGGAGTTACAAGTATTGCAAGTGGCATTTTGGTAAAAGAATTGATGCAAAAATTAGATTTACAAGGAGAAATTTTAGTTATTGGAACACCTGCTGAGGAAACAAATGGTGCTAAGGTTGATATGGCTAAACTTGGCATTTTTAATGATATTGATATAGCTATGTCAGTTCATCCTTGTGGTGAAACACATTTTAGAAGTGGAAAATCACATGCAATGGAAGCTCTTCAATTTACTTTTAAAGGGAAAACAGCTCATGCAGCTGCCTCGCCTCATGAAGGAATAAATGCACTTGATGGTGTTTTAAATTTATTTAATTCTATTAATGCTTTAAGGCAACAAATGTTACCTTCTGCAAGAATACATGGGATTATTTCAAAAGGCGGAGAAGCTGCTAATATAATTCCAGATTTGGCTATTGCAAATTTTTATGTAAGAGCAGAAACACTTGAATATTTAAAAGAATTAGTTGAAAAAGTAAAAAACTGTGCTAAGGGAGCTGCTCTTGCAAGTGGTACTAAACTTGAAATAATAAATTATGAAACAAGTTTTGCTAATCTTGTTACAAATAAAAAATTAATGGAATTATATGAAAAAAATCTAAGGACTTTGGGAGTTACAGATATAAGAGACAGAGAAGGTTTTGGTTCAACAGATATGGGAGATGTAAGCCACTGTTGTCCTACTATTCACCCACATTTTCCATTGACCACTAGACATTTAATAGGACATACTATTGAATTTGCTTCTGCAACTATTCAAGAAGAAGCATATAAAGGAATGAAAGAGGCTTGTTTAGCGATGACCCTCTCTTGTATTGATATATTTGAGAAACCAGAAATTTTAAAAGAAATCAAAGAAGAGTTTTATCAAACATTTAAAAAATCAAAAGGAGAAAAACTATGAAAAAAATAATCACTATATTAATGTTAATCTTATCTGCTTTATCTTTTGCTGCTAAAAAATTATATGTTGGAACTAATGCTGAATTTAAACCTTATGAATATCTTGAAAA
This Fusobacterium animalis 7_1 DNA region includes the following protein-coding sequences:
- a CDS encoding recombinase family protein; translated protein: MEKVAIYIRVSKKEQTRDKGSDSSLNLQLKKCLDYCKEKGYEVLKVYQDIESGRIDDRKEFNELFEAISKKIYTKIVFWEISRIARKISTGMKFFEELELYKITFDSISQPYLKDFMTLSIFLAWGTEDLKQMSLRIKSNLEEKTKAGYFVHGRPATGYIRGENKMIIPDPEKAPYILSIFETYAKNFNLTETARIFNKTRMDIVDIIDNKIYIGYVPLRKYVKELNQKNRTQVSKKDIKWYKGLHEPIVPLELFEFCQSIREKNIKSRVVYGDYKPYLLFSSMIYCECGDKMYQQKRNRSYKDNTKYAYYSYSCKNRKHRKSFSAKIMDKTIKEMILNSKELEDLNNYNSNDIEKNEKKLLKLEKNLKVLENERERIINLFQKSYISEDELENRFKDLNARIKIAKEKKIEFEKNLNIPKNNDIKLLEKLKFIIENYDEEDVIETRKILKMLIKEIRVISFYPLKISILFY
- a CDS encoding ASCH domain-containing protein, which encodes MKVLISIKPKFVEQIFAGTKTFELRKKLFKRTVDTIVIYSSSPKKKVVGEIIIDRIISSAPKALWESYRNNLGISEKEYFKYYKNSKVAYAIKIKKVIKYKKELELKDFGIEKAPQSYQYIN
- a CDS encoding M20 family metallopeptidase, with protein sequence MENRKEILSELFDKYRNEFKELNEYLYNNPELGLQEYKACTTHTNILKKYGFEIEKGFANLETAYKASYKKGNGPRIAILAEYDALPEIGHGCGHNAYGVTSIASGILVKELMQKLDLQGEILVIGTPAEETNGAKVDMAKLGIFNDIDIAMSVHPCGETHFRSGKSHAMEALQFTFKGKTAHAAASPHEGINALDGVLNLFNSINALRQQMLPSARIHGIISKGGEAANIIPDLAIANFYVRAETLEYLKELVEKVKNCAKGAALASGTKLEIINYETSFANLVTNKKLMELYEKNLRTLGVTDIRDREGFGSTDMGDVSHCCPTIHPHFPLTTRHLIGHTIEFASATIQEEAYKGMKEACLAMTLSCIDIFEKPEILKEIKEEFYQTFKKSKGEKL
- a CDS encoding YopX family protein produces the protein MKEFKMKAWLKKENKMVSIIGIDLNYQYIRYSDDGNLFKDDYKIAEFKDIELLQFTGAKDKAGQEVYEADVIKFNDGIDDIYGLISYDDEDAVYCVSYENVTEHLLNMAGNFEIVGNIFENPNLHEQLGY
- a CDS encoding NAD-dependent protein deacylase, coding for MENKIQKLADIIKNSKYLVFFTGAGVSTDSGLKSFRGKDGLYSTLYKGKYRPEEVLSSDFFYSHRNIFMEYVENELNINGIKPNKGHLALAELEKIGVLKAVITQNIDDLHQMAGNKNVLELHGSLKRWYCLDCGKIADNNFSCECGGIVRPDVTLYGENLNQAVVNEAIYQLEQADTLIVAGTSLTVYPAAYYLRYFKGKNLVIINNENTQYDSEASLVLNTNFADTMDKVINIIKMGA